The following proteins come from a genomic window of Sorghum bicolor cultivar BTx623 chromosome 3, Sorghum_bicolor_NCBIv3, whole genome shotgun sequence:
- the LOC8078608 gene encoding uncharacterized protein LOC8078608, which yields MKGPVQITLARPDPPRQRWWRRDDDYVDDGDVGVLRIGRNLAAVDTTFSSSDEVTKRWLAEASTVARGRRLRAPLVAGLVALRGHDPSDRARGSTDFSPNDHDNPIRCIALCLGGSRAIVYSPEAYGCRVRKAKYDGDRLNFYSNNMTQLRAFLDDKRITVACFGAREATRKLAKEWGLHVALPEELTHLFALAFGKVAGVETEKKALKKPDKYWMGKAALARAKAKADRDDYDTDEEEEATNLGKTWRPPKVVSGLSLERMARVALGPEMRLARCPPKVAQADWGSYYLGEEEWKYATRDAYLCFEIAACCLQKLGDPIGV from the coding sequence ATGAAGGGGCCTGTGCAGATCACCCTGGCGAGGCCCGATCCCCCAAGGCAACGTTGGTGGCGGCGCGACGACGACTACGTCGACGACGGCGACGTCGGCGTACTCCGGATCGGCCGCAACCTGGCCGCCGTCGACACCACCTTCTCCTCGAGCGACGAAGTCACCAAGCGCTGGCTCGCCGAGGCCTCCACCGTCGCCCgcggccgccgcctccgcgcgcccCTCGTCGCGGGCCTCGTCGCGCTGCGCGGCCATGACCCCTCCGACCGCGCCAGGGGCAGTACCGACTTCAGCCCCAACGACCACGACAACCCGATCCGCTGCATCGCGCTCTGCCTCGGCGGCTCCCGCGCCATCGTCTACAGCCCCGAAGCGTATGGCTGCCGCGTCCGCAAGGCCAAGTACGACGGCGACCGCCTCAACTTCTACAGCAACAACATGACCCAGCTCCGCGCGTTCCTGGACGACAAGCGCATCACCGTCGCCTGCTTCGGCGCGCGGGAGGCCACGAGGAAGCTGGCCAAGGAGTGGGGCTTGCACGTGGCGTTGCCGGAGGAGCTGACGCACCTGTTCGCGCTCGCGTTCGGGAAGGTCGCCGGGGTGGAGACCGAGAAGAAGGCGCTGAAGAAGCCCGACAAGTACTGGATGGGGAAGGCGGCGCTTGCTAGGGCCAAGGCCAAGGCCGATCGGGACGACTACGAcaccgacgaggaggaggaggccaccAATCTCGGGAAGACGTGGCGGCCGCCCAAGGTGGTGAGCGGCCTGAGCCTGGAGCGCATGGCGCGGGTGGCGCTCGGGCCGGAGATGCGTCTGGCGCGCTGCCCGCCGAAGGTGGCGCAGGCGGACTGGGGCAGCTACTACCTGGGCGAGGAGGAGTGGAAGTACGCGACCCGCGACGCATACCTCTGCTTCGAGATCGCGGCCTGCTGCCTCCAGAAGCTCGGGGACCCCATTGGCGTCTGA